The segment caattttcgacaactttacggttgagtgatttttggaacaaatgcgaagtaagggttattttgaacgaaCAAAAACCGAGTTtaccgcttttcaacatacggaccattttcacgattttgtcatttaaagcttggctaatgtcatgaattttcccgccctttTTGTTagaaaactgcaataaacatctgagtaaatgccaggactttccgacaaccagcgacatgcagttttgggcatgatccaatgaagcctttcacagcatacaattacgagatgactgaagttgtagcctctacaataacccaaatcatccacaaattcaaccaaaatggatcattaaatgataagccacatcccggggtacaaaaagcaagaaacgctcagcaagaccgatacatttggtctttcaCATGTCCGATATCGACGATGATGGCTGTCCAAATGTCAAAGAGTTCAATGGTAGTCACGGTAGAACCTTTGGAGCAATTAAGTtgaaagcaccatttgcgcagaaattatttaagagcaccacagtctttcATTAGTGACATCTAAAcggccgtctggcgtaaatatcgaattctgtagaccaaaaatcattcattatgtacaaaaaaacgTCAATGGTGGTTACATATAGACATTTGGCACCCGCCTTGGCTAAAAGTCATGCTTTTCGCCGGATTTTGGTCCGATCGACCAAATTTTGCAGCAGATTTGACATgttttagacgatgaaaaccacctccaatatcataaagtcagcttgagtttgctttgcgggacaagtggGATAACATTCCTcgggatcacattaaacgtccgggatgatcaattccacggcgctgtcgagattgcgctgcaccacggggttgtaacatttttttttaggacTGTtagttgatgattcgacattggatgtttcgtttacctattgcgcccgaaagatgacaataaaacaattttgtttgatatcgatctattgttaaaattgttaattttcaagaacaatttattttgagagattatcatttcttatataaattttatttttgaaaaaaccaagtgttgcgttttcattggcactcagtatatataaatttatcaaaGACTAACAAAAATTATACAAACATTTAGAATAAACATTTTCTAATATCATTGCTTGCTAATATAGGATTGGAAAGGTGTACGTGTCTGCTGGGGACGGTGGTTTTTCTAGATTTGAACAAAATCAATTGATAATCTATTTGTTTTTAACGGATTAAAGAAGTTCTGAGTAAGTTACTGATTTGGTTATGTACAGCAGTCACGTGGTCATTCGGGCAGGCAGCTGCTAAACAATTTATATGCATGTATTGGCACACAGTTCAACCAaaggtttttgaaattttgatttgttGTTACTAAAGAGAAAATGGAGGTACAgttcaatattgacgatttttacCTTCATCATTCAGGAGTCATGGTTCTTGAAGGATTGAAAAATGGGGTTCTAGATGTGTCCGTGCTGTGACCATCTAatcaaaacttttcaatttttaatatataatgttTCCAGTGACAAAATAGAGGCAAAGTTCGACATTGGCGTATTTTACTTTCACCGTTTTAGAGGTATGGTTCTTGAAGGATAACATTATTTGTTCCTTGAGGAATATATATAATGGAAATATCTATGATATGGTgactttttgtaatttgaaatttcatatacCGACATCTTCACTAAGCAGTTCAAACACAAGATTTAATTGATACACTTTATTTTAAATCTCTAATAGTAAAGGGAAACTAAATACTAGTAAGCGTGGGTTTTTTCACCAATTCATACATTTACATTTTAACTGACCTGCATTTCATCTTGAAATCTCCAAAATTTGCAGTGAAAAGccttaaagtttgattttttcagCAATCATTTGTCAGATTTggtttaaaattgataaacattcTGACATAGTATTTTTTGTACTCTACCAATGTTGAATtgtaatagattaccttagccgtaggTGACATAATTTTTTGGAATCGTGgttcctcaatactcttcaactttatacttgttttggctttctagCTATTTGGATCTGAGCGTTACTAGTGAGTATTATGCCAGCGTCACACATTTGCGTATAGACCGACCTGCGTCAGACATACAGAGAAAATTGGCTAAGTTCGTAAACGTTAGGTGCATTACGCAATCGTTAGACGCGCGTTGCATTAATTTAAAGTACGTCGAAATTCGAAGGTATAAGCTTGGTGAACACTTAACTTCATGAAAATCTGTATGCATCATACAAATGTTCAAAGAGCTGTAGCGATTTTCAAGAGATACCTGCTAGCTACACGCACGTTTTACATACGTTACAAGCGCGTTGGGAAACACTACATCTAAGTTTGAAACACTTTTAAGGCACGTTGTATACGCCTCAATTCATTCAACTTTTACTTGAACTTTTACTTGGATGTATGCGGGGCGTGTTTATAACATACGCCTGGCGTAGATTCAGAGGCCCGTGAACTTATAAAATGCACCCTATGCGTATTAAAAACGAATTCTGACATGCAACGAAACTTGCTGTGACATTTATAAAAATGGCATATGTCCATGAATTTACAAGACCATGTATATCTAGAAGTAgtacaaacaataaaatatagaatggaaatgggaaatatcaaagaaacaacaacccgaccaaagagcagccGAAAATCCCGCACCCTGATGTTTGCACCCCATAATTGCATGTCCGAGACACTCAGAACGCACGGATAATCGTCCAAGGTACGACTTGGAGGTCTCAAAGGGACGTTTTTCCTTCGtagcgtgtttttttttatctacgtTAGACAAACATCCGACTTACGAACACTTACGTTACTCGAACGCCTTATAAACGCGTATGCATGCTTCTTGTACGCATTGCACACGCTTGAAGCTCGTTGTGCAGACGATACATATATGATTGACAAGTTGAATGCGTCCAAAATTACTAACGTATTGGCAGTGTACATGGTTTTTTGACCACATGATACTTGCACTTATAAATTTGGggacttttttttttggcaaaaagtaaaattacaaaaatactaaacttagaggaaaatctaattggaaagtccataatgacatggcaaaatctaatgacaaaacacatcaaaaacgaatggacaagaactgtcatattcctgacttggtacagcaggcattttcaaatgtaaaaaaaggggtattaaacctggttgtatagcgctaaccctcagtctcgtcaaattcgtcaatGTACGAATGGTATTTTGTACCACAGCATTATAGCTTAAATTGATATTCACTTAGATGTACAAGCCTTGTGGTGAATTTGCCTGGACATATAAACAATCATAACTATTATAGGAATATTATAGAAATGAAAGGGCTAAATATtacttattatgtttttttttcaaagtcctcCCTTTTCGAAAATTGAACAGCAAcggaacaaaaaaaaatcctaaagtTTTAACCAAATTATATAATTAGATATATGCCAGAATGTATATGCCAGAATGTAATTCAGTGACTAAATTTAATGCGATTATATTTTGTGAATAATTTCAGTTTCACTTTCATGCCAGAGCGGATGGCATAAGTTCGGAAACAACTGCTATTACATAAGTAATGTAGCAAAAAGCTGGAACGATTCTGAGGTAATTACGTAATACTTTATGTTCATGAGTATGTAAAATTATGAATATGTTTTCAACTGATGATCATTATTATATCAATATGATTCGAAAGCAAATCTAAAAACTAAATATGTTACGAGGCCTAATGAAGTGGTACAATGTTCGATTTATATCAGAAATGAAAGTTTACTTGACCTTTTGTGTGCATTGCAGTGATTTTTATCTCACAAATATGCATCTATTCTTCGAATCTTACTTGCCTACATGAATTTCTACATTTAAATTGATATGAGACAAAAACTAATTAAATCACTGCAAAAACAACTTGTTGTTTATTCATTGCTGATAGTTATTGTGGTACGAATTTGCTATTGCGTTAAATTTTCGtttattattgtaaaatctgCAAAAAATGTACACATACTCCATATTTTACATCCTAAATGGGGTATTCGCTAAAATTATCTAATGCCCCCTTGAAATGCGATACTATTTAGATTTTGATATAAGGACATATGGTAGAATACCAATCAGAAAACTATGAATCCGATACCAAATGACGTAAATGTCATCTCAAATATGTCACCCCGCATTTTTCAACAAATGACCATACCAATAGCATTTAGTTAGATATAATGATATAAAGGGCAAACTGTGAgacaattcaattaaaaaaatcaacgtcatggtttatgcagaaaaatgaaaTCGTTCCAAATTATTAAGCAATAATAAATGAACGTGTTAAATGTCAATCCgtatcaaaagataaaaaaagaaacatttttcagTATTTGTAAAGAACATGTAACAACTATAATTGATGATTTTTTCAATCTGTAATTCGTTCAagtgtttcaatatttttttacaagtcgatatttgatattttgaaattgatatttatataaaaaggtataaaacattaatttaatagttataaaagacaaattgaaagtgtttcaaagtcgaaatttaaattgttttaaagttcAACTTGTACATTTaaagtgttttaaagtaaatTCAATAGGTAAAGCATTTTGAGTAATAATACAGatgtttatgccccacctacgatagaagaggggcattatgttttctggtctgtgcgtccgtctgtccgtccgtctgtcccgcttcaggttaaagttttttgtcaaggtagtttttgatgaagctgaagtttaatcaacttgaaacttagtatacatgttccctatggtacgATCTTTTTAAATCtaattctaaattattttttttcccaatttcacggtccattgaacatagaaaatggaagtgcGAGTGGGatatccgtgtactttggacacattcttgtttcagtCTAGATTCGACTTATTcataaagtttaattttaaatttaattttactaTGTTCTAAAGCATTCTTGAGATTTTCCATTTTCGCAAATAAACATATTATCTTGTTCACTACAACGTGAACAGCTTGGAAACGAGATTAAAAAATTATCATGAGATCTATAATAATGACCGGAGATCTATAATATTTATAGATTACTTGCAAAAAGAACGGAAGCATGCTTGCAGAAGTCAAATCAAGTtgtgaaaatgattttttgaagaCCAAAGTTAATGGATCacgtatgtacatgtattacatttttttattccaaagcacttttaatattaaaatatcatataatgatagtgtcatttgttttttagttttatcaACTTTTGTGAAACTAATATTATGTTTTTGAAAGTCAGTTAAACCATCAATTTAATGGGAAAAAGTGTGTAATTCTTCATTCCAAAGGGAAACTGcatttgaaaacaattaattGAACATGAagtgttttgtttattaaaataaaataatgcataCAGGAATAAACCTACTGTAATAATACttcatttaattaaattattttttttaaatttctttggcACATTTTGAATCAACAAAAGAAATTAAAGCAGTGCAAAATGTAAATACTAAAATTAATATGATTATTTCCCTTCTTACATCATTTTGATTAAGAGATAACAAgaagttttaaatacattttcgTATTTAAACTGATATTACATAATTGTCTTCCAAACTGTATCGTAGGCACAGAacttaatttttcttaaaattgttgTATATAATTATAGTTGGATACTGGATAGGCGGAACAGACATACAAAATGAGAATCTTTGGATTTGGTCGAGTAGTGAAACCAATGTCACATTTTTTGACTGGAGACCCAATCAACCAAACAATTATTATGGAAATCAACATTGTCTTGAATTCAACTATAAATCAGCATGGAATGATAAAGAGTGTACTTACCTTTTTCCTTTCATCTGCGAAAAGAGTAAGTTTCATGTCATAAGGATCACAGCAACAAGATTTCGATTAAGTTTTTGGTGTAGTTCGCAACTTACAAAAAAACTAATAAATGGTGTTTACTAATCATCAGATTGTTctgaatttatttagatttattatttcaacattaattgaatataattttatttgatcaTCATCTACATCacagtccccccccccccccccccccgccaacATTTTTAAAACGAATTAAAAGAAAATCGGACAACCCACCCAAAACCATGCTGTGTGCTTGCAATTTTAATATAATACTactatacatatttttcaaagaAACAGTTTTAATCTCATTGTGTGTTGATGTCAATTATATTATGATCATAATCTAGCCAAAGGAATTGTAATGCTATACTAATATAGAAGATTATATGGCATATACCAGATGTAGGTAAAATGATACATTAAGTATCctaagttttgtttaattgaacaaaaaaagaaaaatcatgttAGAGCTCAATTGCGACAACGTACAACATCTTGAGCAAGATATACATATGTATGGTAGTTcttgataaaacaaaattataggaTTCCTTGcaacattttcaataaaaataactcCTCTTCTTCAAATATTAATTTAACGATAGGCAAAACATGctgctatgattgccaatgataaaaCTATTACAAAGATTCTAACCGACATGTATTACCACAATTTTAAGTCATCAATCGTTCTTGAACAATAAGCGAAACCCTTATAgttatagtctttttttttacCGACTTTTAACGccgtaatttatattttttcgacAGGTTTCCTTCTCTGTGGTAAGATATACTGGTACTCGGTCAATTTCGAGTGATCAAAATAAGTAAACATATAAACCTATTAGTTTGGTAAGGGAAAATTTACTACTTTCTGAGAATTAAGACATGTATAGAAAACATTAAACAGTTAACTTTCcctcaaacatgtcaaaattaTACCTACAAAATTACTTATTTACGTTGCTCTTGCTTGACCAAGTACCAACTGTCCAAACACAGACAAGGTCATCTGTCGAAAAAATATGAATTCCTGGGTCAacagtcggtaatatgaaaattgTCTATTCACCTATAAAGGCTCCCAATATAAATTAATGTGAACCGATTCATACGAAAATAATTATTGACATGGCTGATTTAATCACGTgattaaacaaatatgacagatagCAACAAACGATAACAACTGATATTTAGTAAACATTTTGATTGTTGTATATGAACCCTCTCTGATATTTAGTATACAACTTAATAGTTCTATATGGATCTTCTTTGATTATCAGCATACATTTTGATTGTTCCATATGGATTTTCTTTGATATTcagtatacattttgattgttctaTACATGGATCTTCTTTGGTATTcagtatacattttgattgttctaTATGGATCTTCTTTGATTATcagtatacattttgattgttctaTATGGATCTTCTTTGATTATcagtatacattttgattgttctatatggattttctttgatattcagtatacattttgattgttctaTATGGATTTTTTCTTTGATTATCAGTATACATTTTGATCGGTCTATATGGATTTTCTTTGATTATcagtatacattttgattgttctaTATGGATCTTCTTTGATTATcagtatacattttgattgttctaTATGGATCTTCTTTGATTATcagtatacattttgattgttctaTATGGATCTTCTTTGATTATcagtatacattttgattgttctaTATGGATCTTGTTTGATATTTAGTATATATTTTGATTGTTCTATATGGATCTGCTTTGATATTTAGTATACATTTTGACTGTTCTATATGGATTTTCTTTGATATTcaatatacattttgattgttctaTATGGACTTTCTTTGATATTcagtatacattttgattgttctaTATGGATTTTCTTTCATTATCAGTATGCATTTTGATTGTTCTTCATGGATCTCCTTctcaaccgtaaaagattacgacaaatttattttatagaattgcTTGTTATATCTGTCACATGATTTGTTGTATTTTGACCGAAGATATATgtataaaggtaacagtagtataccgctgttcaaaactcataaatccatggacaaaaaacaaaatcgggataacaaactaaatctgagggaaacgcatccatatgagagttatttccccttatgcatttgacaTAAGTGagatgcatttctatcttgtaaaccacaAGTAAAAGAGatctaggatcttttgatttgaggtccttggtaaaaaaatattaaaattaggtcaaggtgaagctctaaattttgacttttgcttatttttgcattttctcaaacACTTTGAAaggtatatataaaacaaatgtaaaagaacaagtgcaaaatgtttgctttattgttATAAAGATAGGTTTCATTTGGTCTGAAATAATccaatggcatcttataggagttaccGTTCCTGAaacgataaatgtttgtttcgtaATATGTCGCTTAGACATTTCTCATATTGTAACGTATAGTCTATGCGCTTTTacatttcaccctgctaagccgaacaattttatttgtaagagttatctccctaatcaatatttactgtttatcatgtgtgcatctccttcgtaacaaaaacagatatcgacaaatttatttgagtcccctaagTCCTACCTTAGAAATTGAAGTcgggtcaaaggtcaaggtcaagttctcaattgtgacttttgcttgtttatGCATTTTCTatgacactttgaaagatacatataaaaaatgtctgttttattgttatgaagatatgctacgttaagtcttataaaatttattggcatcttataggagttggtgcccctgataTGTCTTGATGTgcggttatttgattataacttcaactaagatcataataaaggcatttgaccttctacaaaaggttaggtgacaaatgaccttgaaaagagacaaccggaagtgaccttgagaaaaccgcaAGTAGCCtgttttgcaatttttttatataaaattactcAGAATCcacatattttgtcatatagatacataaacttattactgaagactaaaaatgacttccaacaaaccggaagtggtcaattatctcccattctacatacaaaagtatatagaaactatatatttttggaatcagtgtgaaagacgCTATCCTTTGAGACCgaaagtgacattcatttcaccagAAGTAGCATATTATATCTCTTACATcacacaaaaatataattaaaccattatttatcgcattaGTATAAAGAAACTATCTTCCTTTATGTGGATataccttcaattgttctctgaacaattggctTTTAATCATACTtactttttttacatatttttgttgatGTATGTTGTAAAATGATAATTTCTAATTACAGGCTTATTACAATAAAGATCTGAAAGACAAAGATTTCCTTGGATAGAACATCCCTATAAATTATGCATTAGAACATATGTATTATTCGGCGTTGAAAATATCATTTGAATATCAATTACTTCACACCAGAATAATAAGAGCCTCCTGGAGGTGTTTTTGATCATGTGATTACTTGCCCGTATTTATAGGGATTATTTGATTACGAGACCAAATATTAAAATGGTTATTTGATTATCTAgaagtttttttaattatttgattatcttgttaaaaaaatgattgtgAGATT is part of the Mytilus edulis unplaced genomic scaffold, xbMytEdul2.2 SCAFFOLD_104, whole genome shotgun sequence genome and harbors:
- the LOC139507206 gene encoding perlucin-like protein; the encoded protein is MTKIVQSYMACAALCSKQETCCYASHDSNTKQCNLDVSCCEQSEPLPGAIMFRILSVSLSCQSGWHKFGNNCYYISNVAKSWNDSEITCKKNGSMLAEVKSSCENDFLKTKVNGSLGYWIGGTDIQNENLWIWSSSETNVTFFDWRPNQPNNYYGNQHCLEFNYKSAWNDKECTYLFPFICEK